The following nucleotide sequence is from Microbacterium imperiale.
TGACGACGACCGGATCCTCGCGATCGCCCGGAACGGCGAGCGGGGCCTGACCGAAGAAGCGGCATCCGATGATGCCCCCGCCGTGGATGCACCCCCGTCCGCGGAAACCGAAGAGAGTGGTTCTGACGCATGAGCACGGTCGCCGACAAACTCGCCCGGAAGTCCACGAGCAAGACCAGCGCCAAGCAGGTGCGCCTGCGCCTGGTCTACGTCGACTTCTGGTCCGCGGTGAAGCTGTCGTTCCTGGCGTCGGTGGCGCTGGCGATCGTCACCGTCGTGGCGACGTTCCTCGTGTACATGGTGCTGAGCACGACCGGTCTGATCGACCGGGTCGACGAGCTCTTCGTGGCGTTCTCGAACGGCGACTTCTCGATCAAGCAGTTCCTGAACCTGCCGCAGGTCATGGCGTTCTCGGCCATCGTGGCCATCCTGAACCTCATCGTCATCACCGTGCTCGGCGCCGTCGTCGCCGGCATCTACAACGTGATGGTGAAGGTCACGGGCGGTCTGCTGGTCGGATTCACCTCCAATTAGTGAAATCCCGGTTCGTCCGGTAAAGTCTTGGAGGTTGCCGGCGCAGGAATGCGTCGGAACGGGGCTATAGCTCAGGCGGTTAGAGCGCTTCACTGATAATGAAGAGGTCCCAGGTTCAAGTCCTGGTAGCCCCACCCCGAACCCCCTCGGGGCCTTAGCTCAGCTGGTAGAGCGCCTGCTTTGCAAGCAGGATGTCAGGAGTTCGAATCTCCTAGGCTCCACACACATCGAACGCCGGAATCCTCGCGATTCCGGCGTTTCGTCGTTTGCGGGTGAGCGGCCGACGCGACGGGGGACTTAGCGCGAACGCTGCTCGGTGATGTCGGCCACGGTCGCGCCGTAGGCGGCGATGAGAGCGTCGGCGTCGACGAAGAGGCTGTAACCGTGGGCACCGGCGCCCATGGCGATGCGCCGACCGACGATCGACGCATCGGCGACGACGGGCCAGTCGGTCGTGCTGCCGATCGGCACGATCGTGCCGCGCTCGTATCCGGTGGCGGCGAGGGCGAGCTCGGGCTCGGGCAGCCGCAGCTTGTTCACGCCCACGACCGCTCGGAGCTTGGGCCACGAGATGACGCGGTCTCCGGGGACGAGCGCGAACAGGTAGGTGTCGTCACTGCGCTTGACGACGAGCGTCTTGACGATGTCGTCGGGCTCGAGGCCGAGCAGCGCGGCGGCCTCGTCGAGACTGCCGGCATCCGGGCGCTCGCGCACGACGACATCGAGCCCACGCTCGGCCGCCGCGAGGCGGACGCGAGACGTGGGCTCGAAGTCGTCGGTCATCCGATTCAGGCGTCGGGAGCGCGCAGCGGGTCGTCCGCCACCCACAGCTCGTCGTCGGCGCGGAGCGTCTGCCAGGCGGCGTAGAGCACGCCGGCGGCGGCAGCGACACCGAGGACCAGGGCGATCACGCCACCGGCGCCGCGCTTCTTCTTGGGCTCGGGCAGTGCGGCGCGCGACTGGAACGTCTTGGTCGCCTTCTTGCCGTACTTGGCGGCATTCTTCTTGACCGACGTCAGGTCGAGGTTCACGCCACGGCCGTGCGCGAGGCGTTCGCGGGTGTCGTTGGCGGCGTCCCAGACGGAGAGTGCTCCGCCGACGACGGCACCGGCCGCCGGGATCAGCGCGCCGTTGTACACCTTGCGGGTCGCGCGGACGCTCTTGTCGACGTACGGCGCGGCGTACTGCGCGTACGACTGCTGCACAGCCGGCTGGACGTGCTCGCGGCTGTAGTTGCCGAGCTGGTTGCCGGCTTCACGAGCCACCTTGGCGGCCTCGCCAACCAGGACCTGCTGCGACTCCCACAGGGTGTTCGCCTGCTTCTGGAGCTTGCGGAGTTGCTTCTTGCGCTTGCGGCTGAGGCTCACGTGGGCCCTCCCTGCATCGTGGGACGTTTTCCCTCATCTTGCC
It contains:
- a CDS encoding DUF3566 domain-containing protein; the encoded protein is MSTVADKLARKSTSKTSAKQVRLRLVYVDFWSAVKLSFLASVALAIVTVVATFLVYMVLSTTGLIDRVDELFVAFSNGDFSIKQFLNLPQVMAFSAIVAILNLIVITVLGAVVAGIYNVMVKVTGGLLVGFTSN
- a CDS encoding aminoacyl-tRNA deacylase, coding for MTDDFEPTSRVRLAAAERGLDVVVRERPDAGSLDEAAALLGLEPDDIVKTLVVKRSDDTYLFALVPGDRVISWPKLRAVVGVNKLRLPEPELALAATGYERGTIVPIGSTTDWPVVADASIVGRRIAMGAGAHGYSLFVDADALIAAYGATVADITEQRSR
- a CDS encoding DNA helicase; the encoded protein is MSLSRKRKKQLRKLQKQANTLWESQQVLVGEAAKVAREAGNQLGNYSREHVQPAVQQSYAQYAAPYVDKSVRATRKVYNGALIPAAGAVVGGALSVWDAANDTRERLAHGRGVNLDLTSVKKNAAKYGKKATKTFQSRAALPEPKKKRGAGGVIALVLGVAAAAGVLYAAWQTLRADDELWVADDPLRAPDA